Proteins found in one Cricetulus griseus strain 17A/GY chromosome X, alternate assembly CriGri-PICRH-1.0, whole genome shotgun sequence genomic segment:
- the LOC107980247 gene encoding igE-binding protein-like: protein MGSSQSIVTALQTVLKQRDLKIAPRTLQNFVKEVDRMAPWYACSWSLTVASWNKLGRDLDKKHMEGDLRLGTKAIWKLIKNCLEDEACRPAVVESQETLKEVQDSMSKTERDERLGAQKRKDMSKKKGPPQDTKKGGEKKGDDQSHPGKFKRNKDSKPSLYSTVKLEALELSNSDSEILDTSKEAELEEEAARYKEDRYHPGRYRLPKVKANMRPRPVNPAGVLPSAPPLYESQQKFGTDSFLPLEERRKLQMAFPVFDRGKGRACSPTLLGGLGCLGKASYPKSR, encoded by the coding sequence ATGGGTTCTTCACAATCGATAGTCACAGCCTTGCAAACGGTTctaaaacagagagacctaaaaATTGCTCCCCGCACACTCCAAAATTTTGTGAAGGAGGTGGATAGAATGGCGCCATGGTATGCCTGTTCCTGGTCCCTTACCGTGGCCTCCTGGAACAAATTAGGTAGAGATCTAGATAAAAAGCACATGGAAGGGGATCTTCGTCTAGGTACTAAGGCCAtatggaaattaattaaaaactgtctagaggaTGAGGCTTGCCGTCCCGCGGTAGTAGAGAGTCAAGAAActcttaaagaggtacaggatagTATGTCAAAAACCGAACGAGATGAGAGATTGggagctcaaaaaaggaaggacatgtctaagAAAAAGGGCCCTCCCCAAgatacaaaaaaggggggagagaagaaaggggatgaccagtcacaccccggtaaatttaagagaaataaagactcaaaacctaGTCTCTACTCTACGGTGAAACTAGAGGCCTTGGAGCTGAGCAactcagactctgagattttagacactagcaaggaagcagagctagagGAGGAGGCAGCACGATATAAAGAGGACAGATACCACCCCGGTAGATATCGGCTGccaaaagtgaaagcaaatatGAGGCCAAGGCctgttaatccagcgggtgtacttccatcagcacccccattatATGAGTCACAACAAAAATTTGGTACTgactcctttttaccattagaggagcGGAGGAAActacagatggctttcccagtctttgacagGGGAAAAGGCCGCGCATGTTCTCCAACACTGCTTGGAGGCCTGGggtgcctggggaaagcctcataTCCTAAAAGCAGATAA